The following coding sequences lie in one Palaemon carinicauda isolate YSFRI2023 chromosome 7, ASM3689809v2, whole genome shotgun sequence genomic window:
- the LOC137643762 gene encoding golgin subfamily A member 6-like protein 22: MFMVLVSGFCRTILRYCCDSLDGKYLFLRLLAFACGFLLLEEFASPDSNSEKRPETKTSRDLSETLDEAISVIDELELRVQIENLEKRVYAIENAMLKRELKLSEINVMHKELLPEKIWIGKAHQAMTKGKKLDTLEKLWLEDINKKWKKDDRRPAQKSQEDYFQSQPNNGLETNYNIWNSDFLNPKDIRKSESPIQEEDKPWEWSFFKQKNESIWNSDSPIQEEDKKWEWSFFKQKNESIWNSDSSIQEEGKKSDWSFLKKINDSKWKSESPIQEEDKKWEWSFLKQKNDSLWKSDSPIQEEDKKWEWSFLKQKNDSIRKFDSPIQEEDKKWKSKSPIQAEHKRGESNFLKQEKDKRPPNDDVITWPSFLVTRQKKRDDLVNIDEAMKNELSKIRRRNAELIKEKAELKNDVRALKKANSNFKWRMGSLMKHWENDKQLIRKQKDLLKQKRDDLINIDKTIKNEFSKIRRRNIKLIKEKADLNYDVMVLKKANSDLEWRMKSCMKHWENDKQVIRKLKEHIKHINEQKDNLESELKSRKQDFNRIKVKVAACESQMRHCEDILLKMGKENEAFKQQIEVLRKEREKRNEVLREKTKAQSHRSREEQFHRSSEIKELHQEMREQKEEINFLAQEYRRVLLLNEKLRRCMDECVCDKKRLEDYQTRLKEQLLTQESVLRITKQGYRNNS; this comes from the coding sequence ATGTTTATGGTGCTTGTGAGTGGCTTTTGCCGTACAATTTTACGTTATTGTTGTGACTCCCTcgatgggaaatatttatttctacgTCTTTTGGCATTCGCCTGTGGATTCCTCTTGCTCGAGGAATTCGCGTCCCCTGACAGTAATTCAGAGAAACGCCCGGAGACTAAGACTTCTCGAGATCTCTCCGAAACGTTGGACGAGGCAATATCGGTTATAGATGAACTGGAGCTGAGGGTTCAAATCGAAAACTTAGAGAAACGAGTTTACGCCATAGAAAACGCCATGTTAAAGAGAGAGCTGAAACTCAGCGAAATCAATGTAATGCACAAGGAGTTATTGCCGGAGAAAATCTGGATAGGTAAAGCCCATCAGGCGATGACCAAAGGAAAGAAGCTGGATACTCTGGAGAAACTATGGCTAGAGGACATAAACAAGAAATGGAAGAAAGACGATCGAAGACCGGCCCAAAAAAGCCAGGAGGATTATTTCCAGAGTCAACCCAACAATGGATTGGAGACGAATTACAATATATGGAATTCGGATTTCCTAAATCCTAAAGATATTAGGAAATCCGAGTCCCCGATTCAGGAAGAGGACAAGCCATGGGAGTGGAGTTTCTTTAAACAGAAAAATGAGAGTATATGGAACTCAGACTCCCCGATTCAGGAAGAAGACAAGAAATGGGAGTGGAGTTTCTTTAAACAGAAAAATGAGAGTATATGGAACTCAGACTCCTCGATTCAGGAAGAAGGCAAGAAATCGGATTGGAGTTTCCTTAAAAAGATAAATGACAGTAAATGGAAATCAGAGTCCCCGATTCAGGAAGAGGACAAGAAATGGGAGTGGAGTTTCCTTAAACAGAAAAATGACAGTTTATGGAAATCCGACTCCCCGATTCAGGAAGAAGACAAGAAATGGGAGTGGAGTTTCCTTAAACAGAAAAATGATAGTATAAGGAAATTCGACTCCCCGATTCAGGAAGAGGACAAGAAATGGAAGTCGAAGTCTCCGATTCAGGCAGAACACAAGAGAGGGGAGTCGAATTTCCTAAAACAGGAAAAGGACAAGAGACCACCGAATGACGATGTCATTACATGGCCATCATTTTTGGTAACTCGACAGAAAAAGAGAGACGATTTAGTAAACATCGACGAAGCCATGAAGAATGAACTTTCCAAAATAAGGAGGCGTAACGCTGAACTAATAAAGGAAAAAGCGGAGTTGAAGAACGATGTAAGGGCACTGAAAAAAGCGAATTCTAATTTCAAATGGAGAATGGGAAGTTTGATGAAGCATTGGGAAAATGACAAACAGCTGATAAGAAAACAAAAAGACCTTTTAAAACAAAAGAGAGACGATTTAATAAACATCgacaaaactataaagaatgaaTTTTCCAAAATAAGGAGGCGTAACATTAAACTAATAAAGGAAAAAGCGGATTTGAATTACGATGTAATGGTACTGAAAAAAGCGAATTCTGATCTTGAATGGAGAATGAAAAGTTGTATGAAGCATTGGGAAAATGACAAACAGGTGATAAGAAAACTTAAAGAGCATATAAAACATATCAATGAACAAAAAGACAATTTGGAAAGCGAATTGAAATCCAGGAAACAAGACTTTAACAGAATTAAGGTCAAAGTGGCAGCGTGTGAGAGTCAAATGCGGCACTGCGAAGACATCTTGCTAAAAATGGGCAAAGAGAACGAGGCATTCAAACAACAGATCGAAGTCTTGCGAAAAGAGCGGGAAAAAAGAAATGAGGTTTTGAGAGAGAAAACAAAGGCACAATCCCATCGGAGCCGAGAGGAACAATTCCATCGGAGCAGCGAAATAAAAGAGCTCCATCAGGAAATGAGAGAGCAAAAAGAAGAGATAAATTTCTTGGCACAGGAGTATAGGAGAGTGCTACTCTTGAATGAAAAATTACGTCGTTGTATGGATGAGTGCGTGTGTGATAAAAAGCGTCTTGAGGATTACCAAACAAGGCTAAAGGAACAACTCTTGACACAAGAAAGTGTCTTGAGGATTACCAAACAAGGCTATAGGAACAACTCTTGA